In Leishmania braziliensis MHOM/BR/75/M2904 complete genome, chromosome 31, one genomic interval encodes:
- a CDS encoding putative FG-GAP repeat protein: MIAPFSLVLCALLLMVVGRAQYAEQLTPNSTSQCYSGLNLGWSARVGSSVYATPRIVDLAHDGHKEVLIPTFSQFLEALDGPTGEDIPGFPFMHPRMKTYASPLPVDLNGDGQVDWLVALYTGELVIFGSDGKAQGYLQVPPLTMKRNWVRDNLPPQQAANIRPGTPIQNGTVLEDILRARHMDDLTITPDEVLQQRSRHSLTRRRHTPTGAADMDDENYDTLAKVSEQDVIEDKPNPLFDADELDIDEEMGPPWVKSEMDVGPNSHLSPEARASLDLLFHPELYRTSNLATGSEETMFEGRNLRRTADIILSEDEIKVDAHILATPVVTDVDQNGDLDVILHVSYFFSNDVINKHPERFPDGVDPHDFVATAVVCLNLVTGETRWAHLLHASTKNSSNAAYALSTPLIINADEDRSMEVFVSTSPGFVFGFTADGKPLGGWPVLLGPLSASPTAEDVTGDGTLDICIGDTEGKVRCYNASGTIMWEKDVIGGVADRLTFGDVDGDGVVDVVFGTTSGLIYALRGTDGTVLPSFPIVTGGSIVAPVLLLNLNGMMFGEGLDIVVPSHNGRVYLVRASSGCVQTIDIDEKSSSMVLADDVLGNGQMDLVVTTINGGVYVFETATPYTAMNAWPSKTKGVNGCSASGNHVGISISPNFRTFRDIRGDTFNVEFTIYDARPVIMNRSYAVDITVGTRIRLYRMRFDKPGTHNVKVRAPLERMYSSLNVVLTLPNGQSFTDSISLSFNMYFMHAIKYTLIVPFLVVSAALMLVHKRHEVVEPEAVQYLF; this comes from the coding sequence ATGATCGCGCCCTTTTCCCTGGTGCTgtgtgcgctgctcctcatgGTGGTGGGTAGGGCCCAATATGCAGAGCAGCTCACCCCAAACAGCACGAGCCAGTGCTACTCTGGTCTCAATCTGGGCTGGTCAGCGCGTGTGGGCAGCAGCGTATACGCCACACCGCGCATCGTGGATCTGGCGCACGACGGCCACAAGGAAGTGCTCATCCCCACCTTCTCTCAGTTCCTGGAGGCGCTGGACGGACCCACCGGGGAGGACATCCCCGGCTTCCCGTTCATGCACCCCCGCATGAAAACATATGCGAGCCCCCTTCCCGTGGACCTGAACGGAGACGGTCAGGTTGATTGGTTGGTTGCACTGTACACCGGGGAGCTCGTCATATTCGGCTCGGATGGCAAGGCGCAGGGCTATTTGCAGGTGCCGCCGCTCACCATGAAGAGGAACTGGGTGAGGGACAACCTGCCGCCTCAGCAAGCTGCCAACATCCGCCCTGGCACACCAATCCAAAACGGAACTGTTCTGGAGGACATCTTGAGAGCGCGCCACATGGACGACCTGACAATCACCCCtgacgaggtgctgcagcagcggagtcGCCATTCCCTAACTCGACGACGCCACACCCCGACAGGAGCGGCGGATATGGACGATGAAAACTACGACACTCTTGCAAAGGTCTCGGAGCAGGACGTGATCGAGGACAAACCGAACCCGTTGTTTGACGCTGATGAGCTCGATATAGACGAGGAGATGGGTCCTCCATGGGTGAAATCAGAGATGGACGTGGGACCAAACAGCCACCTTAGTCCGGAGGCGCGTGCCTCTCTGGACCTTCTCTTTCATCCAGAGCTTTACCGGACCTCGAATCTGGCTACCGGTTCGGAAGAGACAATGTTTGAGGGCCGCAACTTGCGACGGACAGCCGACATCATCCTCAGTGAGGACGAGATCAAGGTGGATGCCCACATCCTTGCTACCCCGGTGGTAACGGATGTGGACCAGAACGGCGACTTGGATGTCATTCTGCATGTTAGCTACTTCTTCAGCAATGACGTGATCAACAAGCACCCGGAGCGGTTTCCAGACGGAGTTGACCCTCACGACTTCGTCGCCACGGCAGTCGTGTGCCTGAACCTTGTCACGGGCGAAACACGATGGGCCCACTTGCTACATGCATCAACCAAGAACAGCTCCAACGCTGCCTACGCCCTGAGCACCCCGCTCATCATCAACGCCGACGAAGACCGATCCATGGAAGTGTTTGTCAGCACCTCTCCCGGCTTTGTGTTTGGCTTCACCGCGGATGGGAAACCGTTGGGTGGGTGGCCGGTGCTGCTCGGGCCCCTCTCCGCCAGCCCGACAGCGGAGGACGTCACAGGCGACGGCACCCTCGATATCTGCATTGGCGACACGGAGGGAAAGGTGCGGTGCTACAACGCCTCTGGCACTATCATGTGGGAGAAGGATGTGATCGGTGGCGTGGCCGACCGTCTCACTTTCGGCGACGTTGACGGCGACGGTGTCGTCGATGTTGTCTTTGGCACCACCTCGGGTCTTATCTACGCCCTGCGCGGCACCGACGGCACCGTGCTCCCGTCCTTCCCCATTGTGACGGGTGGCTCCATCGTGgcgccagtgctgctgctgaaccTCAACGGCATGATGTTCGGCGAGGGTCTCGATATTGTGGTGCCGTCGCACAACGGCCGCGTGTACCTtgtgcgtgcctcctccGGCTGTGTCCAGACAATCGACATCGACGAGAAGTCCTCCTCCATGGTGCTCGCTGACGATGTGTTGGGCAACGGACAGATGGACCTCGTCGTGACCACCATCAATGGCGGTGTCTATGTCTTCGAGACGGCCACACCGTACACTGCCATGAACGCCTGGCCCAGCAAAACGAAGGGGGTTAACGGCTGCAGTGCGAGCGGGAACCACGTTGGCATCTCCATATCCCCCAACTTCCGCACCTTCCGCGACATTCGCGGCGACACGTTCAACGTTGAGTTTACGATCTACGATGCCCGGCCTGTCATCATGAACCGCAGCTACGCCGTCGACATCACCGTCGGCACTCGTATCCGCCTCTACCGCATGCGCTTCGACAAACCGGGGACACATAATGTGAAGGTGCGCGCACCTTTAGAGAGGATGTACTCGTCATTGAATGTGGTTCTCACGCTGCCGAACGGACAGTCGTTCACGGACTCCATCTCCCTCAGCTTCAATATGTACTTTATGCACGCCATCAAGTACACGCTCATCGTGCCGTTCTTAGTGGTGTCAGCGGCGCTCATGCTGGTCCACAAGCGCCACGAGGTCGTCGAGCCAGAGGCGGTGCAGTATCTCTTTTAG